The following are from one region of the Variovorax sp. V213 genome:
- a CDS encoding LacI family DNA-binding transcriptional regulator, whose product MSIQAVAAKAGVSVATVSRAFNFPDKVTRATRELVERVARELDYVPNASARTLRTQRSRALGVVLPTLLNPTFAECLQGIAGAAIAGGYAIIPITTGYQLAEEERAVHLLLAGNVDGLILVVSNPSTSAALARLRSAGTPYVLAYNRHPDHPCVTVDGEAAVADAVARLVLLGHRRIAMVSGTLAASDRAQQRYRGYQKGMADAGLDAPLLIEVPFVESAGHMLAQLLQAGDRPTALVCSNDLLAIRSIRAAHLSGLDVPGDLSVVGFDGIALGEDLTPALTTIAQPNSDIGRRSVELLVQAMAGGAALQADSSLLLPCFFRDGESCAAAAT is encoded by the coding sequence ATGAGCATCCAAGCCGTTGCAGCCAAAGCCGGAGTTTCCGTGGCCACCGTGTCGCGGGCCTTCAATTTCCCGGACAAGGTGACTCGCGCCACGCGTGAGCTGGTGGAGCGCGTGGCACGCGAACTCGACTACGTGCCGAATGCCAGCGCGCGCACCTTGCGCACCCAGCGCAGCCGCGCATTGGGCGTCGTGCTTCCTACGCTGCTGAATCCGACCTTTGCCGAGTGCCTTCAGGGCATCGCGGGCGCAGCCATCGCCGGCGGCTACGCGATCATTCCCATCACCACTGGCTACCAGCTCGCCGAAGAGGAACGCGCGGTCCACCTGCTTCTGGCCGGCAATGTCGACGGGCTGATCCTCGTGGTGTCCAACCCTTCCACTTCGGCCGCGCTCGCCCGGCTGCGCAGCGCCGGCACGCCTTATGTGTTGGCCTACAACCGGCATCCCGATCATCCTTGCGTGACCGTCGATGGCGAGGCGGCCGTGGCCGATGCGGTGGCGCGGCTGGTGCTGCTCGGCCATCGCCGCATCGCGATGGTCAGCGGCACGCTCGCGGCATCCGACCGAGCGCAGCAACGCTATCGCGGCTATCAAAAAGGCATGGCCGACGCAGGGCTCGACGCGCCTCTGCTCATCGAAGTGCCGTTTGTCGAAAGCGCAGGCCACATGCTCGCGCAGTTGCTGCAAGCCGGGGACCGGCCGACCGCGCTGGTCTGCTCGAACGACCTGCTCGCCATCCGCAGCATCCGGGCCGCGCACTTGAGCGGCCTCGACGTACCGGGCGATCTCAGCGTGGTCGGCTTCGACGGCATTGCGCTCGGCGAAGACCTCACGCCGGCGCTCACCACCATCGCGCAGCCCAACAGCGACATCGGCCGCCGCAGCGTCGAGCTGCTGGTCCAGGCGATGGCCGGCGGTGCCGCGCTGCAGGCCGACTCGAGCCTGCTGCTGCCCTGTTTCTTCCGCGACGGCGAATCGTGCGCGGCCGCCGCAACCTGA
- the ileS gene encoding isoleucine--tRNA ligase, which yields MSDAASTTDYRSTLNLPDTPFPMRGDLPKREPGWVKEWNDEGRYHRLRDARHGAPKFILHDGPPYANGQIHMGHAVNKILKDMIAKARQLEGYDALYVPGWDCHGLPIENAIEKQYGRNLSRDEMQAKSRAYATEQIAQQMLDFQRLGVLGEWDHPYKTMDFANEAGELRAFKRVIERGFVYRGLKPVYWCFDCGSSLAEFEIEYADKKSQTLDVAFKAHEREKVLKAFETDHTILGDIFAVIWTTTAWTIPANQAINLNPEIEYSLVDTERGLLILANSLVEMCMTRYALDGKVLATVKGEKLGGLEFEHPLYDVDAGYKRLSPVYLADYATATDGTGLVHSSPAYGVDDFNSCIAHGVAYDDILNPVQGNGSYALDFPLFGGQNIWKAVPVIISALRDANRLLTTETITHSYPHCWRHKTPVIYRAAAQWFIRMDEGEGVFTKDKAPKSLRQTALEAIEETSFYPENGKARLHDMIANRPDWCISRQRSWGVPIPFFLHKDSGELHPRTMEILDQAADIVEKGGIEAWSRVTAEEILGAEDAPHYTKSTDILEVWFDSGSTFYHVLRGTHPNGHHETGPEADLYLEGHDQHRGWFHSSLLIACALEDRAPYRGLLTHGFTVDAKGIKMSKSLKNGIDPQEISSKLGAEIIRLWVAASDYSGDIAGDDKILARVVDSYRRIRNTLRFLLANTSDFDIAKDAVPLDELFEIDRYALARASQFQAEILAHYKVYEFHPVVAKLQIYCSEDLGGFYLDILKDRLYTTAPGSPARRSAQTALWHISQAMLRWMAPFLSFTAEEAWKFVSTAKPGESIFAQTYSEFAAPDEALLAKWSRLREIRDVVNKDIEAVRAEGKVGSSLQANLQLSAPADDLALLGTLGDDLKFVFIASAIELAAGEALSTVVTPSTAQKCDRCWHYREDVGHDPAHPTICGRCTSNLFGAGEPRSFA from the coding sequence ATGTCTGACGCTGCTTCCACCACCGACTACCGTTCCACGCTGAACCTGCCCGACACCCCCTTCCCGATGCGCGGCGACCTGCCCAAGCGCGAACCGGGCTGGGTGAAGGAATGGAACGACGAAGGCCGCTACCACCGCCTGCGCGACGCCCGCCACGGCGCGCCCAAGTTCATCCTGCACGACGGCCCGCCCTACGCCAACGGCCAGATCCACATGGGCCACGCGGTGAACAAGATCCTGAAGGACATGATCGCCAAGGCGCGCCAGCTCGAAGGCTATGACGCGCTCTACGTGCCCGGCTGGGATTGCCACGGCCTGCCGATCGAGAACGCCATCGAAAAGCAGTACGGCCGCAACCTGAGCCGCGACGAGATGCAGGCCAAGAGCCGCGCCTACGCCACGGAACAGATCGCGCAGCAGATGCTCGACTTCCAGCGCCTGGGTGTGCTGGGCGAATGGGACCATCCCTACAAGACGATGGATTTTGCGAACGAAGCCGGCGAACTGCGTGCGTTCAAGCGCGTGATCGAGCGCGGCTTCGTCTATCGCGGCCTGAAGCCGGTGTACTGGTGCTTCGACTGCGGCTCCTCACTGGCCGAGTTCGAAATCGAATACGCCGACAAGAAGAGCCAGACCCTCGACGTGGCCTTCAAGGCCCACGAGCGCGAGAAGGTGCTCAAGGCCTTCGAGACCGACCACACGATCCTCGGCGACATCTTCGCCGTGATCTGGACCACCACCGCGTGGACCATCCCGGCCAACCAGGCGATCAACCTGAATCCGGAGATCGAGTACTCGCTGGTCGACACCGAGCGTGGCCTCTTGATCCTCGCCAACTCGCTGGTCGAGATGTGCATGACGCGCTATGCGCTCGACGGCAAGGTGCTGGCCACGGTCAAGGGCGAGAAGCTCGGCGGCCTGGAGTTCGAGCATCCGCTGTACGACGTCGACGCCGGCTACAAGCGCCTGTCCCCGGTGTACCTGGCCGACTACGCCACCGCCACCGACGGCACCGGCCTGGTCCACTCCTCGCCCGCCTACGGCGTGGACGACTTCAACTCCTGCATCGCCCATGGCGTGGCCTACGACGACATCCTGAATCCGGTGCAGGGCAACGGCAGCTACGCGCTCGACTTCCCGCTTTTCGGCGGGCAGAACATCTGGAAGGCGGTGCCGGTCATCATCTCGGCGCTGCGCGATGCCAATCGGCTGCTCACCACCGAGACCATCACCCACAGCTACCCGCACTGCTGGCGCCACAAGACGCCGGTGATCTACCGCGCCGCGGCGCAGTGGTTCATCCGCATGGACGAAGGCGAAGGCGTGTTCACCAAGGACAAGGCGCCCAAGTCGCTGCGCCAGACCGCGCTCGAAGCCATCGAAGAAACCAGCTTCTATCCAGAGAACGGCAAGGCACGGCTGCACGACATGATCGCCAACCGGCCCGACTGGTGCATCTCGCGCCAGCGCAGCTGGGGCGTGCCGATCCCGTTCTTCCTGCACAAGGACTCGGGCGAGCTGCATCCGCGCACGATGGAAATCCTCGACCAGGCCGCCGACATCGTCGAGAAGGGCGGCATCGAGGCCTGGAGCCGCGTCACGGCCGAAGAAATTCTGGGTGCCGAAGACGCGCCGCACTACACCAAGAGCACCGACATCCTCGAGGTGTGGTTCGACTCGGGCTCGACCTTCTATCACGTGCTGCGCGGCACGCACCCCAACGGGCATCACGAGACGGGCCCTGAAGCCGACCTGTACCTCGAAGGCCACGACCAGCATCGCGGCTGGTTCCACTCGTCGCTCTTGATCGCCTGCGCGCTGGAAGACCGCGCGCCGTACCGGGGCCTGCTCACGCACGGCTTCACGGTGGATGCCAAGGGCATCAAGATGAGCAAGTCGCTCAAGAACGGCATCGACCCGCAGGAGATCAGCAGCAAGCTGGGCGCGGAAATCATCCGCCTCTGGGTGGCTGCGAGCGACTATTCGGGCGACATCGCGGGCGACGACAAGATCCTGGCGCGCGTGGTCGACTCGTACCGCCGCATCCGCAACACGCTGCGCTTCCTGCTCGCGAACACCAGCGACTTCGACATCGCGAAGGATGCGGTGCCGCTCGATGAGCTGTTCGAGATCGACCGCTATGCACTCGCGCGCGCGTCGCAGTTCCAGGCCGAGATCCTCGCGCACTACAAGGTGTACGAGTTCCATCCGGTGGTGGCCAAGCTGCAGATCTACTGCTCGGAAGACCTGGGCGGTTTCTACCTGGACATCCTGAAGGACCGCCTCTACACGACGGCGCCGGGCTCGCCCGCGCGCCGCAGCGCGCAGACGGCGCTCTGGCACATCTCGCAAGCCATGCTGCGCTGGATGGCGCCGTTCCTGAGCTTCACGGCCGAAGAGGCGTGGAAGTTCGTGAGCACGGCCAAGCCAGGCGAGTCGATCTTCGCGCAGACGTACAGCGAATTCGCGGCGCCCGATGAAGCGCTGCTCGCCAAGTGGAGCCGCCTGCGCGAGATCCGCGACGTGGTGAACAAGGACATCGAGGCGGTGCGCGCCGAAGGCAAGGTCGGCTCGTCGCTGCAGGCCAACCTGCAACTCAGCGCACCGGCGGACGACCTTGCGCTGCTGGGCACGCTCGGCGACGACCTGAAGTTCGTCTTCATCGCCTCGGCCATCGAACTGGCGGCGGGCGAGGCCCTGTCTACCGTGGTGACGCCGAGCACGGCGCAGAAGTGCGACCGCTGCTGGCACTACCGCGAGGACGTGGGCCACGACCCCGCGCATCCGACGATCTGCGGGCGTTGCACCAGCAATCTGTTCGGCGCCGGCGAGCCGCGGAGCTTTGCCTGA
- a CDS encoding enoyl-CoA hydratase: MNDAASPFVLKARDARGVVMLTLNRAASFNALSEGMLAALEQAIADIAADESVRAVVIAAAGKAFCAGHDLKEMRADPSLGYYQRLFERCGAMMLSIQRLPVPVIARVHGIATAAGCQLVAVCDLAVASSEARFAVSGVNVGLFCATPSVTLSRNLGRKEAFEMLVTGEFISAQEAREKGLINRVAPSGELDAAVEALVASIVAKPRKALALGKALFYRQLETGIEAALADASQTMACNMMDESALEGVQAFIEKRPPAWNR; the protein is encoded by the coding sequence ATGAACGATGCGGCCTCCCCTTTTGTGCTGAAGGCGCGCGATGCGCGCGGCGTGGTCATGCTGACGCTGAACCGCGCGGCCTCGTTCAACGCGCTCTCGGAGGGCATGCTCGCCGCGCTCGAGCAAGCGATCGCAGACATCGCGGCGGACGAGAGCGTGCGCGCGGTCGTCATCGCAGCAGCGGGAAAGGCCTTCTGCGCGGGCCACGACCTGAAGGAAATGCGGGCGGATCCTTCGCTCGGCTACTACCAGAGGCTCTTCGAACGCTGCGGCGCCATGATGCTGTCGATCCAGCGCCTTCCCGTGCCCGTGATTGCGCGCGTGCACGGCATCGCGACGGCCGCGGGATGCCAGCTGGTTGCGGTGTGCGACCTGGCGGTGGCCTCGAGCGAGGCGCGCTTTGCGGTCAGCGGCGTGAATGTGGGGCTGTTCTGCGCCACGCCGAGCGTCACGCTGTCGCGCAACCTCGGCCGCAAGGAGGCTTTCGAGATGCTCGTGACGGGTGAGTTCATCAGCGCGCAGGAAGCCCGCGAGAAGGGTTTGATCAACCGGGTGGCACCGTCCGGCGAACTCGACGCCGCCGTCGAAGCGCTGGTCGCCAGCATCGTTGCCAAGCCGCGCAAGGCGCTCGCGCTCGGCAAGGCCCTCTTCTACCGCCAACTCGAAACAGGGATCGAAGCCGCGCTGGCCGACGCCAGCCAGACCATGGCCTGCAACATGATGGACGAGAGCGCACTCGAAGGCGTTCAGGCTTTCATCGAGAAGCGCCCCCCAGCCTGGAACCGCTGA
- a CDS encoding HNH endonuclease, with protein MKVLKLSAQGLPQSWISLEQAVIHYAADEVRWEVGAQVAVFRGGHNAITGEQSQIAINSIIGTKGVPRINPFTQRPGLTNSKLFARDRNVCAYCGGHFHEDELTREHIIPFAQKGIDTWMNVVTACKPCNHRKSSRTPEQANMPLLYAPYVPSLWEDFILRNRRILADQMEFLMAHLPQSSRLHDT; from the coding sequence GTGAAGGTCTTGAAGCTGTCGGCCCAAGGGCTGCCCCAGTCATGGATATCGCTCGAACAGGCGGTCATCCACTATGCAGCGGACGAAGTCCGCTGGGAGGTGGGCGCGCAGGTGGCTGTGTTCCGTGGCGGCCACAACGCCATCACGGGCGAACAATCGCAGATTGCGATCAACAGCATCATCGGCACCAAGGGCGTGCCGCGCATCAATCCCTTCACCCAGCGTCCTGGGCTCACCAACAGCAAGCTCTTTGCGCGCGACCGCAATGTCTGCGCCTACTGCGGCGGGCATTTCCACGAAGACGAGCTCACTCGCGAGCACATCATTCCGTTCGCCCAGAAGGGCATCGACACCTGGATGAACGTGGTCACGGCCTGCAAGCCTTGCAACCACCGCAAGAGCAGCCGCACGCCCGAGCAGGCGAACATGCCGCTCCTGTACGCGCCCTATGTGCCCAGCCTCTGGGAAGATTTCATTTTGCGAAACCGCCGCATCCTGGCGGACCAGATGGAATTCCTGATGGCGCACCTGCCGCAGAGCTCGCGGCTGCACGACACGTGA
- a CDS encoding bifunctional riboflavin kinase/FAD synthetase — translation MQVFRGFRHPGVAPACALTIGNFDGVHRGHQAMLALLQTEARHRGLPSSVLTFEPHPRDYFAAVTKKPDLAPARIGTLRDKLTELAACGVAQTIVLPFDGRLASQSPEQFIQNVLIDGLGARYVLVGDDFRFGAKRAGDYAMLDAAGDMHGFDVARMNSYEVHGLRVSSSAVRDALAEGRMADAQHLLGRPYTISGHVVHGRKLGRALGASAPGKDDGFRTLNMRFKHWKPAASGIFAVLVHGLAEQPLPGVANLGVRPSLDANDVNAGRVLLETHCLEWPSHLGAEGAYGKIVRVELLHKLHDELRYTSLEALTAGIAKDGRDARAFFASTHAETHRQTTRDRI, via the coding sequence ATGCAGGTTTTCCGCGGCTTCCGGCACCCGGGCGTGGCTCCGGCCTGCGCCCTCACCATTGGCAATTTCGACGGCGTGCACCGTGGCCACCAGGCCATGCTCGCGCTGCTGCAGACCGAGGCGCGCCATCGTGGGCTGCCGAGCAGCGTGCTCACGTTCGAGCCGCACCCGCGCGATTATTTCGCCGCCGTCACCAAGAAACCCGACCTGGCGCCGGCGCGCATCGGCACGCTGCGCGACAAGCTGACCGAGCTCGCGGCCTGCGGCGTGGCACAGACCATCGTGCTGCCCTTCGACGGCCGGCTGGCCTCCCAGTCGCCCGAGCAATTCATCCAGAACGTGCTGATCGACGGGCTGGGCGCGCGCTACGTGCTGGTGGGCGACGACTTCCGTTTTGGCGCCAAGCGCGCCGGCGACTACGCCATGCTCGACGCGGCCGGCGACATGCACGGCTTCGACGTGGCGCGCATGAACAGCTACGAGGTCCACGGCCTGCGCGTTTCCAGCTCGGCCGTGCGCGATGCGCTGGCCGAGGGCCGCATGGCCGACGCCCAGCATCTGCTCGGCCGGCCCTACACGATCTCGGGCCACGTGGTCCATGGCCGCAAGCTCGGCCGCGCGCTGGGCGCCTCGGCCCCCGGCAAGGACGACGGGTTTCGCACCCTCAACATGCGCTTCAAGCACTGGAAGCCGGCCGCCAGCGGCATCTTCGCGGTGCTGGTGCACGGCCTGGCCGAGCAGCCGCTGCCCGGCGTGGCCAACCTCGGCGTGCGCCCCTCGCTGGACGCCAACGACGTCAACGCGGGCCGGGTGTTGCTGGAGACGCATTGCCTGGAGTGGCCCTCGCATCTGGGAGCCGAAGGGGCCTACGGTAAAATCGTCCGCGTGGAACTCCTGCACAAACTGCACGACGAATTGCGCTACACCAGCCTCGAGGCCCTGACTGCGGGCATCGCGAAGGATGGGCGCGACGCGCGCGCGTTCTTTGCATCGACCCACGCCGAAACCCATCGCCAGACCACGCGCGACCGAATTTAG
- a CDS encoding ABC transporter substrate-binding protein has protein sequence MARLGLLAATLAAGSTAMAQTAICYNCPTEWADWGTQLKAIKARTGVTVPADNKNSGQSLAQLVAEKASPVADVTYLGVTFAVQAQKEGVVEPYKPAAWKDIPDGMKDPAGNWFTIHSGTLGFMVNVDALKGKPIPKSWADLLKPEYKGLIGYLDPASAFVGYVGAVAVNEARGGTLDNFGPAIDYFKALQKNEPIVPKQTSYARVLSGEIAILLDYDFNAYRAKYKDKANVAFVIPSEGTLAVPYVMSLVAKAPHAAEGKKVLDFVLSDEGQAIWAKAYLRPVRAGAMPKDIEAQFLPASEYARAKSVDYARMAEAQRAFSDRYLKEVR, from the coding sequence ATGGCCCGCCTGGGCCTCCTCGCAGCCACGCTCGCCGCCGGCAGCACGGCCATGGCCCAGACCGCCATCTGCTACAACTGCCCCACCGAGTGGGCCGACTGGGGCACGCAGCTCAAGGCCATCAAGGCCAGGACCGGCGTCACCGTGCCGGCCGACAACAAGAACTCGGGCCAGTCGCTCGCGCAGCTCGTGGCCGAAAAAGCCAGCCCCGTGGCCGACGTCACCTACCTGGGCGTGACCTTCGCGGTGCAGGCGCAGAAAGAAGGCGTGGTCGAGCCCTACAAGCCGGCCGCGTGGAAAGACATTCCCGACGGCATGAAGGACCCGGCCGGCAACTGGTTCACCATCCACTCCGGCACGCTCGGCTTCATGGTCAATGTCGATGCGCTCAAGGGCAAGCCGATTCCGAAGTCGTGGGCCGACCTGCTCAAGCCCGAGTACAAGGGCCTCATCGGCTATCTCGACCCCGCCTCGGCCTTTGTCGGCTATGTCGGCGCGGTGGCAGTGAACGAGGCGCGCGGCGGCACGCTCGACAACTTCGGCCCGGCCATCGACTACTTCAAGGCACTGCAGAAGAACGAGCCCATCGTGCCCAAGCAGACCTCCTACGCGCGCGTGCTGTCGGGCGAGATCGCGATCCTGCTCGACTACGACTTCAACGCCTACCGTGCCAAGTACAAGGACAAGGCCAACGTCGCTTTCGTCATTCCGAGCGAAGGCACGCTGGCGGTGCCCTACGTGATGAGCCTCGTCGCCAAGGCGCCGCATGCAGCCGAAGGCAAGAAGGTGCTCGACTTCGTGCTGTCCGACGAAGGCCAGGCGATCTGGGCCAAGGCCTACCTGCGGCCGGTGCGCGCGGGCGCAATGCCGAAGGACATCGAGGCGCAGTTCCTGCCGGCCAGCGAATACGCGCGCGCCAAGAGCGTCGACTACGCCCGCATGGCCGAGGCGCAGCGCGCGTTCTCCGACCGCTATCTGAAGGAAGTGCGCTGA
- a CDS encoding alpha/beta fold hydrolase yields the protein MTSRRTLLALGLASTAMLTACATTPSPSYTERPPIVFMHGNGDSAALWQTTIWRFESNGWPRDRLFAVDQPYPLARDDDAVAQPGRSSTTDSAVFLKAEVDKVLKATGASKVVLIGNSRGGNTIRNYVQNGGGADAVSHVVLGGNPAHGIWLVKGFRENNEFSGLSGFMQQLNAPKGPNGDEVTPGVKWLTLRSDNNDKYAQPDGLWIGVPGQPTNIGFDGPALKGATNVVLPRVDHRETSFSPAAFAATWQFLTGEPPRSTVIAAETNVVLDGRAIGAENLSLNGGQVSVYAVDPATGARRGNAVHSKSIGADGRWGPFSARGDTSYEFVLNAPGYGITHIYRSAFPRSSGAVNLRPERLAPADANAQAVVVFTRPRGYFDAQRDTMRFDGQSPPTGVPPKGSGVSSSRLRIAAAEPQRAVTGEFNGERITGLTWPAAQQHLTVLELTY from the coding sequence ATGACATCACGCCGCACCCTTCTTGCCCTCGGGCTCGCATCGACCGCCATGCTGACCGCCTGCGCCACAACTCCCTCGCCCTCGTACACCGAACGCCCGCCGATCGTCTTCATGCACGGCAACGGCGATTCGGCGGCGCTCTGGCAGACGACGATCTGGCGCTTCGAGTCGAACGGCTGGCCGCGCGACCGGCTCTTTGCGGTCGACCAGCCCTACCCGCTGGCGCGCGACGACGATGCCGTGGCACAGCCGGGCCGCAGCTCGACGACCGATTCGGCCGTCTTCCTGAAGGCCGAGGTCGACAAGGTGCTGAAGGCCACGGGCGCCAGCAAGGTGGTGCTGATCGGCAACTCGCGCGGCGGCAACACCATCCGCAACTACGTGCAGAACGGCGGCGGCGCGGATGCGGTGAGCCACGTGGTGCTGGGCGGCAATCCGGCGCATGGCATCTGGCTCGTGAAGGGCTTTCGCGAAAACAACGAGTTCTCGGGGCTCTCTGGTTTCATGCAGCAGCTCAATGCGCCAAAGGGGCCGAACGGCGACGAGGTCACACCGGGTGTGAAATGGCTCACGCTGCGCTCCGACAACAACGACAAGTACGCGCAGCCCGACGGACTGTGGATCGGCGTACCCGGCCAGCCGACGAACATCGGCTTCGACGGGCCTGCGCTCAAAGGCGCAACCAATGTCGTGCTGCCGCGCGTCGATCACCGCGAGACCTCGTTCTCCCCTGCCGCCTTCGCGGCGACATGGCAATTCCTGACGGGCGAGCCGCCGCGCAGCACGGTGATCGCGGCCGAAACGAACGTCGTGCTCGATGGCCGCGCGATCGGTGCCGAAAACCTGTCGCTGAACGGCGGCCAGGTCTCTGTCTATGCCGTCGACCCCGCCACGGGTGCACGTCGCGGCAATGCCGTGCACAGCAAGAGCATCGGCGCGGACGGCCGATGGGGGCCTTTCAGCGCGCGCGGGGACACGTCCTACGAGTTCGTTCTCAACGCGCCGGGCTATGGCATTACCCACATCTACCGCAGCGCGTTTCCGCGCAGCAGCGGTGCGGTGAACCTGCGCCCCGAGCGCCTCGCGCCTGCCGATGCCAATGCCCAGGCGGTCGTCGTCTTCACGCGCCCTCGCGGATATTTCGACGCGCAGCGCGACACCATGCGTTTCGACGGCCAGAGCCCGCCGACCGGCGTGCCGCCCAAGGGTTCAGGCGTGTCGAGCTCCAGGTTGCGCATTGCCGCCGCGGAGCCCCAGCGCGCGGTGACCGGTGAATTCAACGGCGAGCGCATCACGGGCCTGACCTGGCCTGCCGCGCAGCAGCACCTGACGGTGCTGGAGCTGACTTACTGA
- the lspA gene encoding signal peptidase II, with translation MAAARTMSASRSRSGSIWPWLGLAAIVLIIDQFTKTLILGYYKLGDATYVTSFFNVVRAHNTGAAFSFLADHSGWQRWFFTAIGVAAAVFIVWMLKSHAGQKLFSFSMACILGGAIGNVIDRMMHGYVVDFLSFHAGNWYFPAFNAADSAITLGAICLILDEIRRVRRGK, from the coding sequence ATGGCGGCCGCACGCACCATGTCGGCATCGCGTTCCCGCAGCGGCAGCATCTGGCCATGGCTCGGGCTGGCGGCGATCGTCCTGATCATCGACCAGTTCACCAAGACGCTGATCCTGGGCTACTACAAGCTCGGTGACGCGACCTACGTGACGAGCTTCTTCAACGTGGTCCGCGCGCACAACACGGGCGCCGCGTTCTCGTTCCTCGCCGACCATTCGGGATGGCAGCGCTGGTTCTTCACGGCCATCGGCGTGGCGGCTGCGGTGTTCATCGTCTGGATGCTGAAGTCGCACGCGGGGCAGAAGCTGTTTTCGTTCTCGATGGCCTGCATCCTGGGCGGTGCGATCGGCAACGTGATCGACCGGATGATGCACGGCTACGTGGTGGACTTCCTCAGCTTCCACGCCGGCAACTGGTACTTCCCGGCGTTCAATGCGGCCGATAGCGCGATCACGCTCGGGGCCATTTGCTTGATCCTGGACGAGATCCGGCGGGTTCGCCGCGGGAAGTAG
- a CDS encoding acyl-CoA dehydrogenase family protein → MDFNFSDDQEQLRDAVRKWVDKGYDFERRRGIEANGGFSREAWDDLAELGLGGLYIGEDDGGLGMGPVAGMVVMEELGRGIVLEPFAQTLIAGAVLSGYAGEDIKDNWLPRIAGGQAIVALAYQERKARYRLDVCEARAVKAGDGWSLSGTKSVVPVGDEADAYIVPAQADGKIALFLVERSASGVEARGYGTQDGSRAAEVVFDKADAALITTDGLAALEYAVDVGIAATCAEAVGVMDKTLALTVDYMNQRKQFGVTISTFQALRHRVADMKMQLELARSMSYYATLKLNAPAEERRQALSRAKYQLGVSMRYVAANSVQLHGGIGVTDEYIGSHYFRKLTQLEMTFGDTLHHLGEVSARMQDTAGVFA, encoded by the coding sequence ATGGATTTCAATTTCTCGGACGATCAGGAACAACTGCGCGACGCCGTTCGCAAGTGGGTAGACAAGGGCTATGACTTCGAACGCCGCCGCGGCATCGAGGCCAATGGCGGGTTCTCGCGCGAGGCCTGGGACGATCTGGCCGAACTCGGCCTGGGCGGCCTCTACATCGGCGAGGACGATGGCGGCCTGGGCATGGGCCCCGTGGCGGGCATGGTCGTGATGGAAGAACTGGGCCGCGGCATCGTGCTGGAACCCTTCGCGCAGACGCTGATCGCCGGCGCGGTGCTCAGCGGCTATGCCGGCGAAGACATCAAGGACAACTGGCTGCCGCGCATCGCCGGCGGCCAGGCGATCGTGGCGCTGGCCTACCAGGAGCGCAAGGCGCGCTACCGGCTCGACGTGTGCGAAGCCAGGGCCGTGAAGGCCGGCGATGGCTGGTCGCTGAGCGGCACCAAGAGCGTGGTGCCCGTGGGCGACGAAGCCGATGCCTACATCGTGCCCGCGCAGGCCGACGGCAAGATCGCCCTCTTCCTGGTCGAGCGCAGCGCCAGCGGTGTCGAGGCTCGCGGCTACGGCACGCAGGACGGCAGCCGTGCGGCCGAGGTGGTGTTCGACAAGGCAGACGCCGCGCTGATCACCACCGACGGGCTGGCGGCACTCGAGTACGCGGTCGACGTCGGCATTGCGGCCACCTGCGCCGAAGCGGTCGGCGTGATGGACAAGACGCTCGCCCTGACGGTCGACTACATGAACCAGCGCAAGCAGTTCGGCGTGACCATCTCCACCTTCCAGGCACTGCGCCATCGCGTGGCGGACATGAAGATGCAGCTCGAGCTCGCACGCTCGATGAGCTACTACGCCACGCTCAAGCTCAATGCGCCGGCCGAGGAGCGGCGCCAGGCCCTGTCGCGCGCCAAGTACCAGCTGGGCGTGTCGATGCGCTATGTCGCCGCAAATTCGGTGCAGCTGCACGGCGGCATCGGTGTGACGGACGAATACATCGGCAGCCACTACTTCCGCAAGCTCACGCAGCTCGAAATGACCTTCGGAGACACCCTGCACCACCTGGGCGAAGTGTCGGCCCGCATGCAGGACACCGCCGGCGTCTTCGCCTGA